A stretch of Candidatus Peregrinibacteria bacterium DNA encodes these proteins:
- a CDS encoding 7TM domain-containing protein — protein sequence MLLSLKRSLLVSLATLMVFTSISPVFADESVEPDSLPDSIIEIQINSVDTVGVGRKLILDARNSVPQPKLDDYVFKWSFGDGSNEFGPEVAHNYSKPGLYEVHLIISGEDQEAELTKQIFVYNNNILLVSDSSVREEMINGFMKSAREQNTFVNNFRSDGGVSEFLIEEELLVKLSDGQQQIKDADTIMFWTEGSLGATLLSALRNTLPSTIIDFSNKTIVFVTNSNLRGLENIAQGTFDNTRPKYIIITYPEARYPLLESLDLSSEDRGTLTETLDARGVGYEVIDTKTKFKIHRFMSYFINYMINNGVPSNTIKLILILSVIVTVVSFMKQVIGFDTLGVYTPSMLAISFIALDIWFGLMILLTILVVSLLTRRFMKRYRMMYIPRMSIVMIVISLLILFLLVLTTYFNVSNIIAISIFPMFLLINVVERCVSLVSEKGMKVATQVIFEVLSVSVLAYFVADSAYVRTMMLAFPEIVFALLFVNFFLGRWKGLRLIEYIRFREVFTHYAEEE from the coding sequence ATGCTCTTATCTTTAAAAAGATCGCTCTTAGTGTCCCTCGCCACCTTGATGGTTTTTACATCTATTAGTCCTGTTTTTGCAGATGAAAGCGTTGAGCCTGATTCACTCCCTGACTCCATAATAGAAATTCAGATTAATTCTGTAGATACTGTTGGAGTAGGGCGCAAGTTGATTCTTGACGCACGTAATTCTGTGCCACAGCCTAAGCTTGATGACTATGTATTCAAATGGAGCTTTGGAGATGGTTCAAATGAATTTGGCCCAGAAGTTGCTCATAATTATTCTAAGCCCGGTCTCTATGAGGTGCATCTGATTATCTCCGGAGAAGATCAAGAAGCTGAATTAACCAAGCAGATTTTCGTTTATAACAATAATATTTTGCTTGTAAGTGATTCATCTGTGAGAGAGGAGATGATCAATGGTTTTATGAAATCAGCAAGAGAGCAAAATACATTCGTAAATAATTTTCGTTCAGATGGTGGTGTTTCTGAGTTCCTTATAGAGGAAGAATTGCTTGTAAAACTTTCTGATGGTCAACAGCAGATCAAAGATGCGGATACTATAATGTTTTGGACGGAAGGTTCGCTTGGGGCGACACTTCTTTCTGCTTTGCGCAATACTTTACCTTCAACAATTATTGATTTTTCAAATAAAACTATAGTGTTTGTCACAAATAGTAATCTTCGGGGTCTTGAGAATATAGCTCAAGGTACTTTTGATAATACTCGTCCCAAGTATATAATTATTACTTATCCGGAGGCTCGTTACCCACTGCTTGAATCGCTTGATTTGAGTTCAGAAGACAGGGGGACTTTGACTGAAACGTTGGATGCTCGAGGCGTTGGATATGAAGTTATAGATACTAAAACTAAGTTTAAGATCCATCGTTTTATGTCATATTTTATTAATTATATGATAAATAATGGTGTTCCCAGTAATACGATTAAGCTTATATTGATTTTGTCAGTGATCGTTACAGTTGTTTCTTTTATGAAGCAGGTGATTGGGTTTGATACGCTTGGAGTATATACGCCATCGATGCTTGCGATTTCATTTATTGCACTTGATATATGGTTTGGACTTATGATCTTACTTACTATCCTCGTCGTCTCATTGCTTACGCGTAGATTTATGAAGAGGTATAGGATGATGTATATCCCACGTATGAGTATTGTAATGATTGTTATAAGTTTGTTGATTTTGTTTTTATTGGTGCTTACGACTTATTTCAATGTTTCAAATATTATCGCGATTTCGATCTTCCCAATGTTTTTGCTTATAAATGTAGTTGAAAGGTGTGTCAGTCTTGTCAGCGAAAAAGGTATGAAAGTTGCGACACAGGTTATTTTTGAAGTTTTATCGGTTTCTGTGCTTGCGTATTTCGTGGCAGATAGCGCATATGTTAGGACTATGATGCTTGCATTCCCAGAAATTGTATTTGCTCTGCTTTTTGTAAATTTCTTTCTTGGACGTTGGAAGGGGCTTCGGCTTATCGAATATATTCGATTCAGAGAGGTTTTCACTCATTATGCTGAAGAAGAATAA
- a CDS encoding response regulator, translating into MTNKNIKIFIAEDDKFLSKIYRTRLEQEDYTIIAANNGIDAVEKIIAEQPDLILLDLLIPQKNGFDVLEELKANSTTQNIPVIILSNLGQESDVEKGMKLGAIDFLIKANFSIDEVTGKIKEHLKETK; encoded by the coding sequence ATGACAAACAAAAACATTAAAATATTTATAGCTGAAGATGACAAGTTTCTAAGCAAAATTTATCGAACAAGGCTAGAACAAGAGGACTATACTATTATAGCTGCAAACAACGGAATCGATGCGGTGGAAAAAATAATAGCTGAACAACCTGATCTCATCTTACTAGATCTTCTTATTCCACAAAAAAATGGTTTTGATGTACTAGAAGAACTAAAAGCTAATAGCACGACGCAAAACATTCCTGTAATCATTTTATCAAATCTTGGCCAAGAATCCGATGTTGAAAAAGGGATGAAGTTAGGCGCCATCGACTTTTTGATAAAAGCAAATTTTTCTATCGATGAAGTAACGGGGAAAATCAAAGAACATTTGAAGGAAACCAAATAA
- a CDS encoding HAMP domain-containing sensor histidine kinase, with protein sequence MRSKNKQKTGKQKSMFNSLVAKIILHFVIVVIVPLLLTTWLTLQAFGSLQEVITDPIQLTHITRIKAFSVGSGLLTIVLISAVAYFTTQFITRRLLALKNAADEMAKGNLEYRLKTDEVIENELSEIYSSFNVMSGFIGDSQNNLNSAVEKLERALLKEKELSELKSKFITVISHQLRTPVSAIRGNLELILAEEGRKLDDEQKTIIENTYKNNLRLIGTIDDLVMVLDIEKRSLTLRPSDIDPIKIVKKAIKEYKEDAKEKKLKITLKLQKNKIPHIQADAYQLNRILNRLLENAIFYNEGNGEIVISIKLTKEKEIVFSVNDIGIGIPDKDKKAIASKFFRGSNAALLHADGSGLGLFITKHLVEASEGRFWFESKKGKGSTFYFSIPILTKIK encoded by the coding sequence ATGAGAAGTAAAAATAAACAAAAAACAGGAAAACAGAAATCGATGTTTAATAGCCTAGTAGCTAAAATCATACTTCATTTCGTCATAGTCGTTATAGTACCACTACTATTAACAACTTGGCTTACATTGCAAGCTTTTGGCTCATTACAAGAAGTTATCACTGATCCAATTCAACTTACACACATTACAAGAATCAAGGCATTTTCAGTAGGAAGTGGATTACTTACAATCGTGTTAATTTCAGCAGTCGCATATTTTACAACTCAATTTATAACAAGACGACTACTTGCACTCAAAAATGCTGCGGATGAAATGGCGAAAGGGAATCTTGAATATCGACTAAAAACGGATGAAGTTATAGAAAACGAACTATCTGAGATCTACAGTAGTTTCAACGTAATGAGTGGTTTTATTGGAGATTCTCAAAACAACCTCAATTCAGCAGTAGAAAAACTCGAAAGAGCCCTTCTCAAAGAAAAAGAGCTGTCTGAATTAAAGTCAAAATTCATTACTGTAATTTCACATCAATTACGTACACCAGTTTCAGCAATCAGAGGGAATTTAGAATTAATATTGGCCGAAGAAGGAAGAAAACTAGATGATGAACAAAAAACAATAATAGAAAATACTTATAAAAACAATTTACGTCTAATAGGAACTATCGACGATCTAGTTATGGTACTTGATATAGAAAAACGATCTCTGACACTCAGACCAAGTGATATAGATCCAATCAAAATTGTCAAAAAAGCTATTAAAGAATATAAGGAAGATGCCAAAGAAAAAAAGCTAAAAATTACCTTGAAGTTACAAAAAAACAAAATCCCACACATACAAGCAGACGCATACCAGCTAAATAGAATTCTTAATAGGTTGTTAGAAAATGCCATCTTCTACAATGAAGGGAATGGCGAAATTGTTATAAGTATAAAATTAACAAAAGAAAAAGAAATAGTATTCAGTGTGAATGACATAGGGATAGGTATACCAGACAAAGACAAAAAGGCTATCGCCAGTAAATTTTTCCGAGGTAGTAACGCAGCACTTTTACATGCAGATGGTTCTGGCCTCGGTCTCTTTATCACCAAACACTTAGTCGAAGCTTCCGAAGGAAGATTCTGGTTTGAATCCAAAAAAGGCAAAGGGTCTACATTCTACTTTAGCATACCTATTCTTACGAAAATAAAATAA
- a CDS encoding HAMP domain-containing sensor histidine kinase → MSKDNNKQDEIKKVEIALISTISHQLRTPLSGIKWFLEMLMKGNLDPKKQKELLHDAHQSNERMIILVNDLLNISKVKSGQLLIDPKATDIFKLTKDIISEITPTIKRKGTKIELIKPSKSLAKTNTDPELIRQVIINLISNAIKYCPKGLIKIEITPKEKGIQFKISDNGVGIPKSQQKKIFEEFFRADNAIEAEIDGSGLGLYLSKCIIEASGGKIWFDSKTKKETKNNEHGSCFYFTLPPQCIKWKRGKGGQKLIVKDIKKDL, encoded by the coding sequence ATGAGCAAAGATAATAATAAACAGGATGAAATTAAGAAAGTAGAGATTGCTTTAATTTCTACCATTTCACATCAATTACGCACACCTCTTTCTGGAATCAAATGGTTTCTAGAAATGTTAATGAAAGGGAATCTCGATCCAAAGAAACAAAAAGAACTCTTACATGATGCGCACCAGAGCAATGAACGAATGATTATACTTGTAAACGATTTGTTAAATATTTCCAAAGTGAAATCTGGACAACTTTTAATTGATCCAAAAGCAACTGACATATTCAAATTAACCAAAGATATTATTTCTGAGATCACACCAACTATAAAAAGAAAAGGAACGAAAATAGAACTCATAAAACCATCTAAGTCACTGGCAAAAACAAATACTGACCCAGAACTAATAAGGCAAGTAATCATCAATCTGATTTCAAATGCTATAAAATACTGCCCAAAAGGACTAATTAAAATTGAGATCACACCAAAAGAAAAAGGCATACAATTTAAAATTTCTGATAATGGGGTCGGAATACCTAAATCTCAACAAAAAAAAATCTTCGAGGAATTTTTCAGAGCAGATAATGCAATAGAAGCTGAAATCGATGGCAGCGGCTTAGGGCTTTACTTATCAAAGTGTATCATCGAAGCAAGCGGAGGGAAGATATGGTTTGATTCTAAAACAAAAAAAGAAACGAAAAATAATGAGCATGGAAGTTGCTTTTACTTCACCTTGCCACCACAATGCATTAAATGGAAAAGGGGAAAAGGAGGACAAAAGCTTATTGTAAAAGATATCAAAAAAGACCTATAA
- a CDS encoding DUF1704 domain-containing protein: MLKRLFKLNQIGVLGINARNLSYIKAYNSKKAMNLADDKMRTKQFLSARDIPVPRLYNTIKKRSELERFDFNVLPDKFALKPNYGYGGEGIIIVVGRNDKGFITSSGKVLSVDFLRAHIEDIMDGRFSIANQRDMAFFEQLIECDETVAKFAYKGLPDIRIVVHNLIPIMAMLRLPTEASDGKANLHLGAVGVGIDISTGRATHIMHHNKIVDEVPGAGGIRDLIIPHFDEMLLIASKIQLVTNIGYLAVDLALDKNAGPMLLEVNARAGLAVQIANLAPLKRRLERIKGVKVLNPEKGVRVAQDMFGNKLDKEIKNISGKEVIGVDEPVALYLPDGGTAKTMAHISMSLESTVIDKKYAEMFQVDDDSIQGDIERVRIKFSLGNQRVQTLATVQDLSDKDYKLLIGRKDISNHFLVDPSRKKDEKKLPKMGGNKKINSSTQNNTDVINFVEVDKTINLIDSKIKLLYYLKPMNLAEEKNKFFADELYNPQFVYPDLKFDPYEARTDLKKIKVDDSDYGKLFLAKKDEILKKISLLEKRGTEAFTAASIDLFGYPDSHLVLMASKEFEETVKEHGKVVWPKLDEDSIGTLNADNVVKEFNNIFKEYKIEWKAKIKEDLVSRCIAGKKNSLFVRKGALFNEKRIKALIAHEVETHILSAENGKLQPYTIFNRGTANYLETQEGLAIYNTRTVSKDDPDFFNIVPHVIVMATSVARDGGFRDVYNYLRKLGFFEDKSFRIALKLKRGLEDTSQKGVFTKDFIYYKGYKEIVQYVENGGKIKDLYIGKVSVHDIDWIKKLRGIKQPKYLPKWLEE, translated from the coding sequence ATGTTAAAAAGACTTTTCAAATTGAACCAAATAGGTGTGCTTGGGATAAATGCACGTAACCTTTCGTATATCAAAGCTTATAATTCGAAAAAAGCTATGAATCTTGCTGATGACAAGATGCGTACAAAACAATTTTTGTCAGCTAGGGATATTCCGGTTCCGAGGCTTTATAACACTATAAAAAAACGTTCTGAGCTTGAACGATTTGATTTTAATGTTTTACCGGATAAATTTGCACTTAAGCCGAATTATGGTTATGGAGGCGAGGGGATCATAATAGTTGTTGGTCGAAATGATAAAGGTTTTATTACATCATCAGGTAAGGTTTTGTCTGTTGATTTTTTGAGAGCTCATATAGAAGATATTATGGATGGTCGTTTTTCTATTGCAAATCAGCGTGATATGGCTTTTTTTGAGCAATTGATAGAATGCGATGAAACTGTCGCTAAATTTGCTTACAAAGGTCTTCCGGATATTCGTATAGTTGTACATAACTTGATTCCTATTATGGCGATGCTTCGACTTCCGACGGAAGCATCTGATGGGAAGGCGAATTTACATCTTGGAGCTGTTGGGGTTGGAATAGATATTTCTACAGGTCGTGCTACTCATATTATGCATCATAATAAAATAGTTGATGAAGTGCCCGGAGCGGGTGGGATTCGGGATTTGATCATTCCGCATTTCGATGAAATGCTGCTAATTGCATCTAAGATCCAACTTGTAACGAATATAGGTTACCTTGCTGTTGATTTAGCTCTTGATAAAAATGCAGGGCCTATGTTGCTGGAGGTGAACGCGAGGGCGGGACTTGCTGTACAAATAGCGAATCTTGCGCCACTCAAGCGTCGACTTGAGCGCATCAAGGGTGTAAAAGTTTTGAATCCGGAAAAAGGGGTGCGTGTTGCTCAGGATATGTTTGGTAATAAATTGGATAAGGAAATTAAAAATATTTCCGGTAAAGAGGTGATTGGTGTGGATGAACCCGTGGCTTTGTATTTGCCGGATGGAGGTACGGCAAAAACGATGGCTCATATAAGTATGTCTTTGGAATCTACAGTTATAGATAAAAAATACGCTGAAATGTTTCAAGTAGATGATGATTCTATACAGGGTGATATTGAGAGGGTACGTATTAAGTTCTCATTGGGTAATCAAAGAGTGCAGACGCTTGCTACCGTACAAGACTTATCAGATAAAGATTATAAATTACTCATTGGGCGTAAAGATATTTCAAATCATTTCTTGGTTGACCCTTCTCGTAAAAAAGATGAGAAAAAACTCCCAAAAATGGGAGGGAATAAAAAAATAAATTCTTCAACTCAAAATAACACTGACGTAATAAATTTTGTAGAGGTGGATAAGACGATTAATTTGATAGATAGCAAAATCAAGCTTTTGTATTATTTGAAACCGATGAATTTGGCGGAGGAAAAAAATAAATTTTTTGCTGATGAATTATATAACCCACAATTCGTATATCCTGATTTGAAATTTGATCCATATGAGGCTCGAACTGATCTTAAGAAAATAAAAGTTGATGATTCTGATTATGGGAAATTATTTTTAGCAAAAAAAGATGAGATTTTAAAAAAGATAAGTTTGCTTGAAAAAAGAGGGACCGAGGCATTTACAGCCGCATCTATAGATTTGTTTGGATATCCTGATTCACATCTTGTTTTGATGGCTTCTAAAGAATTTGAAGAGACTGTGAAAGAACATGGTAAGGTTGTATGGCCTAAATTGGATGAGGATTCTATAGGTACGTTGAATGCTGATAATGTCGTGAAGGAATTCAATAATATTTTTAAAGAATATAAAATTGAGTGGAAGGCGAAAATAAAAGAGGATCTCGTTTCACGTTGTATAGCTGGTAAGAAAAATTCTCTCTTTGTAAGAAAAGGTGCTTTGTTTAATGAAAAGCGCATTAAGGCTTTGATTGCTCATGAAGTTGAAACACATATATTGTCGGCTGAGAATGGGAAGTTACAGCCTTATACGATCTTTAATCGTGGTACTGCAAATTATTTGGAAACTCAGGAAGGGCTTGCTATTTATAATACTAGAACGGTTTCAAAAGATGATCCGGATTTCTTTAATATCGTTCCTCATGTGATAGTTATGGCGACTTCTGTCGCTCGAGATGGTGGTTTCCGAGATGTATATAACTATTTAAGGAAGCTTGGTTTTTTTGAAGATAAATCATTTCGTATAGCTCTTAAATTAAAAAGAGGACTTGAAGACACTAGTCAAAAAGGAGTGTTTACTAAAGATTTTATATATTACAAAGGATACAAAGAGATAGTTCAGTACGTTGAAAATGGTGGTAAGATAAAAGACTTATATATAGGTAAAGTAAGCGTTCATGATATTGACTGGATAAAAAAGCTCCGCGGAATTAAGCAGCCGAAGTATTTGCCGAAGTGGTTGGAAGAGTAG